GTGCGCGAGCGCGCCGCGAAGGCCGGGGTGAAGGACGTGCTGGTGGTGGCCACGCACACGCACTCCTCGTTTGGCGGCTACGACGCGAGGTGGGCGGCCCAGCTCTCCGGCACGGGGCGCTACCGGGAGGCGTCCGTGAACGCGGTGGTGGAGGGCGCGAGCGAGGCGCTGGAGAAGGCCGCGGCCTCCATGAAGGACGTGACACTGGAGGTGGGCGGCGCCGCGGACGCGGGGCTCGTCTATTCCCGCTCCGGTGGAGAGGTCCCGGACGGACAGCTCACGCGGGCGGTGTTGCGAGGGGCGGAGGGAAACGTGGCGGAGGTGCTGGTGTTCGCCGGGCACGCCACGCTCATTCCCCGGCAGCGGGCGCTGGTGGACCCGGACTACCCGGGCCGGCTGAGCGCGCTGCGCGAGGAGGCGGGCAGCGGCGTCACGCTGTTCGTGCAGGGCAGCGAAGGCAACGCGTCCGTGGCCTTCACCGAGGGCCAGGGCCCCGAGCGCGCCCTGGGCTTCGCGCGCAAGCTGTCCGCGCTGGCGGATGGCGCGACCCCGGCGTCCGTGACGGGGCCGGTGCGGCTGGCGTTCGCGCGCGTCCAGACGGCGCTACCCCGGCCGGACTCGTCGCGGCTGGTGCCCGCCTTCACGCGCGCGGCGGGGGACAACTTCCTGTGCGGTTCGTCGCCTCGGGAGGCGGAGGTGGACGCGCTGGCGCTCGGGCCCCTGGAGCTCCTGTCCATCCCGGGCGAGCCCACCGTGGACGCGGGGCGGGCGCTGGCGGGCCTCACCGGGGCCACGCACGTGCTGGGGCTCGCCAACGGCTATGTGGGCTACCTGGACACGCCGGAGAAGGTGAAGGCGGGGCAGGGGGAGTCCCGGCGTCAGTACTTCGGTCCCGTCCTCCTGGAGCGCCTGGGGACGGCCGCGCGCGTGGCCTCCGACTCCGCGGGCTTCTCTCCGGGCAGCTAGACACGGCGAAGGCCCGTCCGCCTGCCTGCCCCACGGGTCTCCTGCCATCCGGTCGCACCGGGGCCGCCCCGTCGCTGAAGGAGGGCCCGCTGCCTACCTTGGTCCTCGGATCGTCTTCGCGAAACAAAGGGGCACGGGATGAGGTGGGAAGGCGGACGTCGCAGCTCGAACATCGAGGATCGGCGGGGCGGTGGCTTCGGACGCCCGCTCGCGGTGGGCGGTGGCGCCGCGTCGCTGGTGGTCGCCCTGCTGGTGATGCTGTTGGGTGGTGACCCGTCCGACGTGCAGATCGGCACGCGCACCTCGCCGTATTCGCAGCCGGGCACGGGCGGCTCCGGGAACGTGGATCCCCGGCAGGAGGAGCTGAAGGACTTCGCCTCCGTCGTGCTCGCGGACACCGAGGACACCTGGCCCGGCCTGCTGGAGCCCCAGGGCGTGCGCTACGTGCAGCCGCGCCTGGTGCTCTTCACGGACGCGGTGCAGTCCGCGTGCGGCGCGCAGGAGAGCGCGGTGGGGCCCTTCTATTGTCCGGGCGACCAGAAGGTGTACCTGGACCTGAGCTTCTTCGACGAGCTGGAGAGCCGCTTCGGCGCGCCGGGTGACTTCGGCCGCGCGTACGTCATCGCGCATGAGGTGGGCCACCACGTGCAGAACCTGCTGGGCGTCTCCCGCAAGGTGCAGTCGCTGCGCAACCGCACGAGCGAGGAGCAGGCCAACCAGCTCTCCGTGCTGACGGAGCTCCAGGCGGACTGCTTCGCCGGCATCTGGGCCCACCACGCGCAGAAGGAGCGCAACATCCTGGAGCAGGGCGACGTGGAGGAGGGCCTGGGCGCCGCCAGCGCCGTGGGCGACGACACCCTCCAGAAGCGGGCCCGGGGCTACGTCGTCCCGGAGTCCTTCACCCATGGCTCCGCCGCGCAGCGCATGACCTGGTTCAAGCGCGGCCTGGAGCAGGGGACGCTGGAGGCGTGCGACACCTTCAACGCCCGGCGGTAGCCCCCGCGTTCAGCGGTGGGGCAGCGGCCGCTGCTGGGTCCCCACGAGCGGCTGCTGGAGCTG
The sequence above is drawn from the Corallococcus sp. NCRR genome and encodes:
- a CDS encoding neutral/alkaline non-lysosomal ceramidase N-terminal domain-containing protein — its product is MSSSRRSFLRPLLPFALLTAGAAYALASWNWCGRWEERTPEVLSQVRGEGPLRAGAAKVALSPPYPVVVAGYVPPRPEASQAELPLHARALVLEAGGARVGVVSLELLLVTPEITARVRERAAKAGVKDVLVVATHTHSSFGGYDARWAAQLSGTGRYREASVNAVVEGASEALEKAAASMKDVTLEVGGAADAGLVYSRSGGEVPDGQLTRAVLRGAEGNVAEVLVFAGHATLIPRQRALVDPDYPGRLSALREEAGSGVTLFVQGSEGNASVAFTEGQGPERALGFARKLSALADGATPASVTGPVRLAFARVQTALPRPDSSRLVPAFTRAAGDNFLCGSSPREAEVDALALGPLELLSIPGEPTVDAGRALAGLTGATHVLGLANGYVGYLDTPEKVKAGQGESRRQYFGPVLLERLGTAARVASDSAGFSPGS
- the ypfJ gene encoding KPN_02809 family neutral zinc metallopeptidase, which translates into the protein MRWEGGRRSSNIEDRRGGGFGRPLAVGGGAASLVVALLVMLLGGDPSDVQIGTRTSPYSQPGTGGSGNVDPRQEELKDFASVVLADTEDTWPGLLEPQGVRYVQPRLVLFTDAVQSACGAQESAVGPFYCPGDQKVYLDLSFFDELESRFGAPGDFGRAYVIAHEVGHHVQNLLGVSRKVQSLRNRTSEEQANQLSVLTELQADCFAGIWAHHAQKERNILEQGDVEEGLGAASAVGDDTLQKRARGYVVPESFTHGSAAQRMTWFKRGLEQGTLEACDTFNARR